In Devosia litorisediminis, one genomic interval encodes:
- a CDS encoding GNAT family N-acetyltransferase yields the protein MELQTERLTLRHPTRDDLGPLFEIMSNPAAMRFWSTLPHASIEVTRPWLERMIANNQSEGHQFLILLDDRVIGEVGSWRPPDFGFILHPDFWGQGIATEAARAVISHIFAVTDTPDLQADVDPRNAASLHVLARLGFVETGRAANTFLLGEQWCDSIYLALPRLHVPL from the coding sequence ATGGAACTGCAGACGGAGCGCCTAACGCTTCGTCACCCAACACGGGATGATCTCGGGCCGCTGTTCGAGATCATGTCCAATCCCGCCGCCATGCGGTTTTGGTCTACGCTGCCGCACGCCAGCATAGAGGTGACCCGGCCCTGGCTCGAGCGGATGATCGCCAACAACCAGTCGGAAGGCCATCAGTTCCTCATCCTGCTTGATGACCGGGTTATTGGCGAAGTGGGCAGCTGGCGCCCGCCCGATTTCGGTTTCATCCTCCATCCCGATTTCTGGGGGCAGGGGATCGCCACCGAGGCCGCCCGCGCGGTGATCAGCCACATCTTCGCTGTCACCGACACGCCCGATCTGCAGGCCGATGTCGATCCGCGCAATGCCGCCTCGCTACATGTCCTGGCGCGCCTGGGTTTTGTTGAAACCGGTCGGGCTGCCAACACGTTCCTGCTGGGCGAGCAATGGTGCGACAGCATCTATCTGGCATTGCCGCGGCTACATGTGCCGCTCTGA
- a CDS encoding CTP synthase, producing the protein MARYVFITGGVVSSLGKGLASAALGAVLQARGYKVRLRKLDPYLNIDPGTMSPTQHGEVFVTDDGAETDLDLGHYERFTGRAANKRDNITTGRIYSDILARERKGEYLGATVQVIPHVTDAIKNFVLEGNEDFDFVLVEIGGTVGDIEGLPFFEAIRQLGNDLPRGDTCYLHLTLMPYIPSAGELKTKPTQHSVKELRSIGIAPDVLLVRCDRPIPEGEKKKLSLFCNVRESAVIQGLDVSSIYDVPLAYHHEGLDREILATFGIKDAPEPQLKAWEEVSARLHNPEGEVNIAIVGKYTGLKDAYKSLSEALNHGGIANKVKVNLQWIDSEVFERDDPAPYLEHVHGILVPGGFGERGSAGKIEAARFARVKDVPYFGICFGMQMACVEAARNTAGIKNASSTEFGPTKEPIVGIMTEWVKGNDTEKRATEGDLGGTMRLGAYPAQLTRGSRVADIYGTTRISERHRHRYEVNMDYRKLLEKNGLLFSGVSPDGKLPEIVERTDHPWFIGVQFHPELKSKPFEPHPLFASFIAAAMDQSRLV; encoded by the coding sequence ATGGCTCGGTACGTATTCATCACCGGAGGCGTGGTCTCCTCATTGGGTAAAGGTCTTGCATCGGCAGCGCTCGGCGCGGTCCTGCAAGCGCGCGGCTACAAGGTTCGCCTGCGCAAGCTTGACCCCTATCTCAACATCGATCCGGGCACGATGTCGCCCACCCAGCACGGCGAAGTCTTTGTCACCGACGATGGTGCCGAAACCGATCTGGATCTGGGGCACTATGAGCGCTTCACCGGTCGTGCGGCCAACAAGCGCGACAACATCACCACCGGCCGCATCTATTCCGACATTCTGGCGCGTGAGCGCAAAGGCGAATATCTCGGCGCCACCGTGCAGGTCATTCCTCATGTGACCGACGCCATCAAGAACTTCGTGCTTGAGGGCAATGAGGATTTTGACTTCGTGCTGGTCGAGATCGGCGGCACGGTTGGCGACATTGAAGGCCTGCCATTCTTTGAAGCCATCCGTCAGTTGGGCAATGATCTGCCGCGCGGCGACACCTGCTATCTGCATCTGACGCTGATGCCCTACATTCCCTCGGCGGGCGAGCTTAAGACCAAGCCAACCCAGCACTCGGTCAAGGAACTGCGCTCGATCGGCATCGCACCCGACGTGCTGCTGGTGCGCTGCGATCGGCCAATCCCCGAAGGCGAAAAGAAGAAGCTTTCGCTGTTCTGTAACGTGCGTGAAAGCGCCGTTATTCAGGGGCTCGACGTCAGCTCGATCTATGATGTGCCGCTGGCCTATCACCATGAGGGCCTTGACCGCGAAATCCTGGCCACCTTTGGCATCAAGGACGCGCCTGAGCCACAGCTCAAGGCCTGGGAAGAAGTTTCGGCCCGTCTGCACAACCCCGAAGGCGAAGTGAACATCGCCATCGTGGGCAAGTATACCGGCCTCAAGGACGCCTATAAGTCGCTGTCCGAAGCCCTCAACCACGGTGGCATTGCCAACAAGGTCAAGGTCAACCTGCAGTGGATCGATTCCGAGGTCTTCGAGCGCGACGATCCGGCACCCTATCTCGAGCACGTCCACGGCATTCTGGTGCCCGGCGGCTTTGGCGAGCGCGGTTCGGCCGGCAAGATCGAAGCGGCCCGCTTTGCCCGCGTCAAGGATGTCCCGTATTTCGGCATCTGCTTCGGCATGCAGATGGCCTGTGTTGAGGCTGCCCGCAACACCGCTGGCATCAAGAACGCATCCTCGACCGAATTCGGCCCCACCAAGGAGCCCATCGTCGGCATCATGACCGAATGGGTGAAGGGTAATGACACCGAAAAGCGCGCCACCGAAGGCGATTTGGGCGGTACCATGCGTCTGGGCGCCTATCCCGCGCAGCTCACCCGTGGCAGCCGCGTCGCCGATATCTATGGCACCACGCGCATTTCAGAGCGCCATCGTCACCGCTACGAGGTGAACATGGATTACCGCAAGCTGCTCGAAAAGAACGGCCTGCTGTTCTCTGGCGTTTCGCCCGATGGCAAGCTGCCCGAAATTGTCGAGCGCACCGACCATCCCTGGTTCATTGGCGTGCAGTTCCACCCCGAACTGAAGTCCAAGCCGTTTGAGCCCCATCCATTGTTCGCCAGCTTCATCGCGGCAGCCATGGATCAGAGCCGCCTGGTCTGA
- the secG gene encoding preprotein translocase subunit SecG, with amino-acid sequence MANVLIVAYLLIVLALIAVILLQRSEGGALGIGGGGGGGGLMTARGSANLLTRTTAILAALFFATAIGLTVLSELDRGTSSILDRAVTTDGEEAPGSVLDALNSLQGDDTSDLPVPTTETTPAAPAAETAPAEPAAATDSNASLPVPDAPAETPAAPATN; translated from the coding sequence ATGGCGAATGTCCTGATTGTGGCCTATCTGCTGATCGTTCTGGCGCTGATTGCAGTTATCCTGCTGCAGCGTTCCGAGGGCGGCGCGCTGGGCATTGGCGGTGGTGGCGGCGGCGGCGGCCTGATGACGGCCCGCGGCTCGGCGAATCTGCTGACCCGCACCACGGCCATCCTGGCGGCCCTGTTCTTTGCAACAGCGATTGGCCTGACCGTACTGAGCGAACTCGATCGCGGCACCTCCAGCATTCTGGACCGTGCAGTGACCACTGACGGCGAAGAAGCCCCGGGCAGCGTGCTCGATGCGCTCAATTCGCTGCAGGGTGACGACACCAGCGATCTGCCAGTGCCGACCACTGAAACAACGCCAGCGGCCCCTGCTGCCGAGACTGCGCCGGCAGAACCTGCCGCTGCAACCGACAGCAATGCCAGCTTGCCGGTGCCCGATGCACCTGCCGAAACGCCGGCAGCTCCGGCGACGAACTAA
- the tpiA gene encoding triose-phosphate isomerase, whose translation MTTTISPLIAGNWKMNGLRGSLDELTALAGMLTTGEAPRALVVICPPATILSEVVHQGATAGILAGGQDCHTESHGAHTGDISAGMLADAGAQYVIVGHSERRADHGETDAQVCAKAEAAIGAGLKPIICVGETESQRDSGDAENVVAAQLAGSIPEAASQHEVIIAYEPIWAIGTGRTPTIEDISSMHAAIREKLTARFAEKGPSIRILYGGSLKPQNAREILAVENVNGGLVGGASLLAKDFYTIISAV comes from the coding sequence GTGACCACGACAATCTCGCCGCTTATCGCAGGCAACTGGAAAATGAACGGATTGCGTGGCTCGCTGGACGAGCTGACAGCCCTTGCCGGCATGCTGACCACCGGTGAAGCGCCCCGCGCGCTGGTGGTGATCTGCCCACCCGCAACAATCCTGTCCGAAGTGGTCCATCAAGGCGCCACAGCGGGCATTCTGGCCGGTGGTCAGGATTGCCACACCGAATCCCACGGCGCCCATACCGGCGATATCTCCGCCGGCATGCTGGCTGACGCCGGTGCACAATATGTCATCGTCGGTCATTCCGAACGCCGCGCCGATCATGGTGAAACCGACGCCCAGGTCTGCGCCAAGGCCGAAGCCGCCATCGGTGCAGGCCTCAAGCCGATCATCTGCGTCGGCGAAACCGAATCCCAGCGTGACAGCGGCGACGCGGAAAACGTCGTGGCCGCTCAGCTTGCCGGCTCGATCCCCGAGGCCGCCAGCCAGCATGAAGTCATCATTGCCTATGAACCCATCTGGGCCATCGGCACCGGTCGCACCCCGACCATTGAAGACATTTCCAGCATGCACGCCGCGATCCGCGAAAAACTCACGGCGCGCTTCGCCGAAAAGGGCCCATCCATTCGCATTCTCTATGGTGGTTCGCTCAAGCCGCAGAACGCCCGCGAAATACTGGCCGTGGAAAACGTTAATGGTGGGCTCGTTGGTGGCGCCAGCCTCTTGGCAAAAGACTTCTACACCATTATCTCCGCCGTATGA
- a CDS encoding peptidylprolyl isomerase: MLDSLRGFAKSWPGKIMGAFLLVGVAGFGINNVITDLGTNTVARVGDAEINSRTFLRAYQRQINQVAQQLGSVPTAEQAVNLGIPSMVLQDLAQDAALDQMASTFGLGVSEDKLSEMLRADPSFQGTLGTFDPNAFTQVLRQSGLTEAEYFQDQGDAARRQQLILSLFGDTTLPETASKLINRYVGDQRTIDFFVLGDTNIETPATPSEEELAAYLEENQVEFRTVETRTVQMLRLSPADLAATKTIAADAIAAEYERTKDGLTKPERRTIEQVVLNDEQVAAFEAGQAAGTPFETLLADNGLSATGLGTLAESEINDGNLARAAYGVSEGGFAIIDGVTGKRAVHVSAIEPGGVPSLDEVSEQIAQGLARTQARNEIADVQDQVEELRAAFRPLTEIADRFGLHLYQADVTASGTELNILPDLASEDAGRISQAIFKAEEGQLTAAIPLAGSGNLYFDLTAIEPARDQTLDEVRDAVAAAVTAQRTNDALLAARADAVAKLDAGTPLADVAASYNVFPQLSSPFTRFGAADGSVDSVVAAAAFAGGAEHHGSALNQSGEHIVFQVVAATPAEGPLDPGAQASLENEARIGIYGDFVTAIRDDAGLRINQQALQQTLALTSGL, from the coding sequence ATGCTCGATAGTTTGCGCGGTTTTGCAAAATCCTGGCCCGGAAAGATCATGGGGGCGTTCCTTCTGGTTGGTGTAGCCGGATTCGGCATCAACAATGTGATCACTGATCTGGGCACCAATACGGTGGCCCGCGTGGGCGACGCGGAGATCAATTCGCGGACCTTCCTGCGCGCCTATCAGCGTCAGATCAATCAGGTAGCACAGCAGCTCGGTTCGGTGCCAACTGCCGAGCAGGCCGTCAATCTGGGTATTCCCTCAATGGTGCTGCAGGATCTGGCGCAGGATGCGGCGCTCGATCAGATGGCGAGCACGTTCGGTCTGGGCGTTTCGGAGGACAAGCTCAGCGAAATGTTGCGGGCTGATCCTTCCTTCCAGGGCACGCTGGGCACGTTCGATCCAAACGCCTTTACCCAGGTATTGCGCCAGAGCGGCCTGACGGAAGCTGAATATTTCCAGGATCAGGGCGATGCTGCGCGTCGCCAGCAGCTGATTTTGAGCCTGTTTGGTGACACTACCCTGCCCGAGACTGCCTCCAAGCTGATCAATCGCTATGTGGGTGATCAGCGTACGATCGATTTCTTCGTGCTGGGTGACACCAATATCGAAACGCCGGCAACGCCGAGCGAAGAGGAACTGGCAGCCTATCTCGAGGAGAACCAGGTCGAGTTCCGCACTGTTGAGACACGCACCGTTCAGATGCTGCGCCTGTCGCCAGCCGATCTGGCAGCAACCAAGACCATTGCAGCGGACGCCATTGCCGCCGAATATGAGCGCACCAAGGACGGGTTGACCAAGCCAGAGCGCCGCACGATCGAACAGGTCGTGCTCAATGACGAACAGGTTGCCGCTTTTGAAGCTGGTCAAGCCGCTGGCACACCGTTTGAAACGCTGCTGGCCGATAATGGCCTGAGCGCAACCGGTCTGGGCACACTGGCCGAGAGCGAAATCAATGACGGCAATCTGGCCCGTGCCGCCTATGGCGTCAGCGAAGGTGGCTTTGCCATCATCGATGGCGTGACGGGCAAGCGTGCGGTGCATGTTTCGGCCATCGAGCCGGGCGGCGTGCCGAGCCTGGATGAAGTCAGCGAGCAGATTGCACAGGGTCTGGCGCGTACCCAGGCCCGCAACGAGATCGCCGATGTGCAGGATCAGGTGGAAGAGTTGCGCGCAGCGTTCCGTCCGCTGACCGAAATTGCGGATCGCTTTGGCCTTCATCTCTATCAGGCTGATGTGACCGCCAGCGGTACCGAGTTGAACATCCTGCCGGATCTTGCCAGTGAAGACGCCGGGCGTATCAGCCAGGCCATCTTCAAGGCCGAGGAAGGTCAACTGACAGCGGCCATTCCACTGGCTGGCAGTGGCAACCTCTACTTCGACCTGACGGCGATTGAGCCGGCGCGGGACCAGACACTGGATGAAGTCCGTGATGCGGTCGCCGCTGCCGTGACCGCGCAGCGCACCAATGATGCCCTGTTGGCGGCCCGTGCTGATGCCGTGGCCAAGCTTGATGCCGGGACGCCGCTTGCCGATGTTGCGGCCAGCTACAATGTGTTCCCTCAGCTGAGCTCGCCGTTTACGCGATTTGGTGCTGCCGATGGCAGCGTCGACAGCGTGGTGGCCGCCGCAGCCTTTGCCGGCGGTGCCGAGCATCATGGTTCGGCGCTGAACCAGTCGGGCGAGCATATCGTGTTCCAGGTGGTCGCTGCGACCCCTGCCGAAGGCCCGCTCGACCCCGGTGCCCAGGCAAGCCTTGAGAACGAGGCGCGTATCGGCATCTATGGCGACTTCGTCACAGCCATCCGTGATGATGCCGGCCTGCGGATCAATCAGCAGGCCCTGCAGCAGACACTGGCTCTCACTTCCGGCCTGTAA
- the trpE gene encoding anthranilate synthase component I: MGDDDFQRFSEQYNAGKSQIVWRRIVADLETPIGTYLKLAEGRKNTFLLESVQDAAVRGRYSIIGTQPDVILKVEAGAATINRSAQLDETSFEPVDALPLDALRELVAGSQIDMPKGLPPQSAGVYGYLGYEMVRYMEVLPDSNPDHLQTPEAVLMRPSLLAIFDTLKDELYLTAPVYVRDGVSARQAHEAAQARIDDAIARLGRAMPATPALPDLESIAVTSNTSRDEYFAMVARAKEYITAGDIFQVVLSQRFSADFNLPPTALYRALRRTNPSPYMYFLDFGDFAVAGSSPEILVRVQDGEVTIRPIAGTRKRGATPSKDAEMAAELMSDPKELAEHLMLLDLGRNDVGRVAKIGTVKVTDKFFLEYYSHVMHIVSNVVGELDPQYDFVDALSAGFPAGTVSGAPKVRAMEIIDELEKSRRGIYGGCVGYFGADGTMDTCIVLRTAILKDGKLHVQSGAGIVADSQPALEQMECENKARALFSAAEEALRYAGEARIGQ; encoded by the coding sequence ATGGGCGACGACGATTTTCAGCGCTTCTCTGAGCAATACAATGCCGGGAAATCGCAGATCGTCTGGCGGCGCATCGTGGCCGACCTCGAAACGCCGATTGGCACCTATCTCAAGCTCGCCGAGGGCCGCAAGAACACGTTCCTGCTGGAATCCGTGCAGGACGCGGCCGTGCGCGGACGTTACTCGATCATTGGTACACAGCCCGATGTGATCCTCAAGGTTGAGGCCGGGGCGGCCACGATCAACCGGAGCGCGCAGCTCGACGAGACCAGCTTTGAGCCGGTTGATGCGCTGCCCCTCGACGCCTTGCGCGAGCTGGTTGCAGGCAGCCAGATCGACATGCCCAAGGGATTGCCGCCGCAGTCGGCCGGCGTCTATGGTTATCTGGGCTATGAGATGGTGCGCTATATGGAAGTGCTGCCCGACAGCAATCCAGACCATCTGCAGACGCCTGAAGCTGTGTTGATGCGCCCATCGCTGCTGGCGATCTTCGACACGCTCAAGGATGAGCTCTATCTGACCGCGCCGGTCTATGTGCGTGACGGTGTTTCGGCCCGTCAGGCTCATGAAGCGGCCCAGGCGCGGATCGATGACGCGATTGCGCGGCTGGGCCGGGCCATGCCCGCCACCCCTGCCCTGCCCGATCTGGAAAGCATTGCGGTCACCAGCAATACCAGTCGCGATGAGTATTTTGCCATGGTGGCGCGGGCCAAGGAATACATCACGGCCGGCGATATCTTTCAGGTGGTGTTGAGCCAGCGTTTTTCGGCCGACTTCAACCTGCCGCCCACAGCGCTGTATCGCGCCCTGCGTCGGACCAATCCCAGCCCCTATATGTATTTCCTGGATTTCGGCGATTTCGCTGTCGCCGGATCGAGCCCGGAAATTCTGGTCCGGGTGCAGGATGGCGAGGTCACCATTCGCCCGATCGCGGGGACGCGCAAGCGTGGCGCGACGCCGAGCAAGGACGCGGAGATGGCGGCCGAGCTGATGAGCGACCCCAAGGAGCTGGCCGAGCATCTGATGCTGCTTGATCTGGGCCGCAATGATGTGGGGCGCGTGGCCAAGATCGGCACGGTCAAGGTCACCGACAAGTTCTTCCTCGAATACTATTCGCACGTCATGCACATCGTCTCCAATGTGGTGGGCGAGCTCGACCCGCAATACGATTTCGTTGACGCCCTGTCGGCGGGCTTTCCGGCGGGTACGGTATCGGGGGCGCCCAAGGTGCGCGCGATGGAGATCATTGACGAGCTGGAGAAATCCAGGCGCGGTATCTATGGCGGCTGCGTGGGCTATTTTGGAGCCGATGGCACCATGGACACCTGTATCGTGCTGCGCACGGCGATCCTGAAAGATGGCAAGCTGCATGTGCAGTCGGGCGCCGGTATTGTTGCCGATAGCCAGCCAGCGCTTGAGCAGATGGAATGCGAAAACAAGGCGCGGGCCCTTTTCAGCGCGGCAGAGGAAGCGCTACGCTATGCTGGCGAGGCAAGGATCGGACAATGA
- a CDS encoding anthranilate synthase component II — MTRTLVIDNYDSFTYNLVHFLGELGADVSVVRNDKITLEDIAAQAPDAIVLSPGPCTPNEAGICLAVIERFQAEIPMLGVCLGHQAIGQAMGGEVIRAPHLVHGKTSKINHTGKGLFRGLNAGFEATRYHSLTVRPETLPDVLEVTATTEDGLIMGMQHKTLPVHGVQFHPESIASENGHALLQNFLNIARDFNQKRAA, encoded by the coding sequence ATGACCCGCACTCTCGTCATCGATAATTACGACAGCTTTACCTACAATCTCGTCCATTTTCTGGGCGAACTGGGCGCCGATGTTTCGGTGGTCCGTAACGACAAGATTACCCTTGAAGACATCGCCGCACAGGCGCCCGACGCCATTGTGCTGTCGCCAGGCCCCTGCACGCCCAATGAGGCCGGCATCTGTCTGGCCGTGATCGAGCGCTTCCAGGCCGAAATTCCGATGCTGGGTGTCTGTCTGGGGCATCAAGCCATTGGACAGGCCATGGGTGGAGAGGTGATCCGCGCGCCGCATCTGGTGCATGGCAAGACCTCAAAAATCAATCATACCGGCAAGGGCCTGTTCCGCGGGCTCAATGCGGGGTTTGAGGCTACGCGCTATCACTCGCTGACGGTGCGGCCGGAAACCCTGCCCGATGTGCTCGAGGTCACCGCGACCACCGAGGATGGCCTGATCATGGGCATGCAACACAAGACGTTGCCCGTTCATGGGGTGCAGTTCCATCCGGAGAGCATTGCCTCGGAAAATGGTCATGCCTTGCTGCAGAACTTCCTGAACATCGCCCGCGACTTCAACCAGAAGAGGGCCGCGTGA
- the trpD gene encoding anthranilate phosphoribosyltransferase produces MMDIKTALSQIAERKNLTGEEMRDVMRVIMAGEATPSQIGAFLMGMRIKGETVGEIAAAVSILREQMVPVEAPADAIDIVGTGGDGMGTLNISTAAAIVVAAAGVPVAKHGNRALSSKSGSSQALEALGVKLDLEPSGISRCINQAGIGFMFAPSHHPAMRHVGPSRAEMGVRTMFNLLGPQSNPAGVRRYMLGVYAREWVEPVAAALLANRAIKAWVVHGSDGLDEITVTGPSFVAQIANGDLRSFEVSPEQAGLKQHDPKDLLGGDPEYNAQAIHALFDGQSGAYRDIVLLNAGAALIVADKVADLREGAAAAAELIDSGKAKDTLTRLVAVSNGRDA; encoded by the coding sequence GTGATGGATATCAAGACCGCACTGAGCCAGATTGCCGAGCGCAAAAACCTGACGGGCGAAGAGATGCGCGATGTGATGCGCGTGATCATGGCTGGCGAGGCCACACCAAGCCAGATCGGCGCCTTTTTGATGGGCATGCGGATCAAGGGCGAGACCGTTGGCGAAATCGCCGCGGCGGTGTCGATCCTGCGCGAGCAGATGGTGCCCGTCGAGGCGCCCGCCGATGCCATCGACATTGTCGGCACGGGCGGCGACGGCATGGGCACGCTGAACATTTCGACCGCCGCTGCCATCGTGGTGGCTGCAGCCGGTGTGCCAGTGGCCAAGCATGGCAATCGCGCGCTGTCGTCCAAATCGGGTTCGTCGCAGGCGCTCGAAGCGCTGGGCGTTAAACTTGACCTGGAGCCCTCTGGCATTTCGCGCTGCATCAACCAGGCCGGCATCGGCTTCATGTTCGCGCCCAGTCACCATCCGGCGATGCGCCATGTGGGGCCATCGCGCGCCGAAATGGGCGTGCGCACCATGTTCAACCTGCTCGGTCCGCAGTCCAACCCGGCCGGTGTGCGCCGTTACATGCTGGGCGTTTACGCGCGCGAATGGGTCGAGCCTGTCGCCGCGGCGCTATTGGCCAACCGCGCCATCAAGGCCTGGGTGGTGCATGGCAGCGACGGGCTGGACGAGATCACGGTGACGGGCCCCAGCTTTGTCGCCCAGATTGCCAATGGCGATCTGCGCAGCTTTGAAGTGAGCCCGGAACAGGCCGGCCTGAAACAGCACGATCCCAAGGATCTGCTGGGTGGCGATCCCGAATACAATGCCCAGGCCATCCACGCCCTGTTTGACGGGCAGAGCGGCGCCTATCGCGATATCGTGCTGCTCAATGCCGGCGCGGCGCTGATTGTGGCCGACAAGGTGGCCGATCTGCGCGAAGGCGCAGCGGCGGCGGCCGAGCTGATTGACAGCGGCAAGGCCAAGGACACACTGACCCGCCTGGTGGCGGTATCGAATGGACGCGATGCATGA